A genomic stretch from Candidatus Bathyarchaeia archaeon includes:
- the gatB gene encoding Asp-tRNA(Asn)/Glu-tRNA(Gln) amidotransferase subunit GatB, translating to MTNVNNDVKIGLEVHVQLTGLKSKLFCSCPSDYRGKEPNTVVCPVCLGLPGALPVLNRKAVEYAIMAALALNCKISERMIFFRKNYYYPDLPKNFQITQYDRAGGVPLAVNGYLYIEDYYGGEKKINISRVHLEEDPGRLVHIGPIDQSPYALVDYNRSGIALLEIVTEPDMRSPRESRLFLQKLRNILEHLGIFNGSLEGSMRCDANISLAGGTRVEIKNITSFKEVERALNFEIVRQKSLIEKGIMIKRETRHWDEVRRITVSLRTKEEEQDYRYFPEPDLVPVVIDKDLIEKIRAEMPELPDERAKRFMIMYGLPKHDAKVLVSSKHIADFFEECVKLYNKPKEISNWIMSDMLRYLYENNLELYESKITPHMLVEMIRLIYEGVISGKIAKRILPIMIVSGKDPRRIIEEEELTKISDRNILDKIAERVFEENPKAVQDALIDEKAVHYLIGQLMKLTRGKADPILANKIIREKLEKIRLIGG from the coding sequence ATGACTAATGTTAATAATGATGTTAAGATAGGTCTTGAAGTTCATGTTCAATTGACTGGTTTGAAGAGCAAACTCTTTTGTAGCTGTCCATCAGATTATAGAGGTAAGGAACCTAACACCGTTGTTTGTCCAGTCTGCCTCGGGCTTCCAGGCGCTCTTCCAGTACTAAATAGGAAGGCTGTGGAATACGCTATTATGGCTGCACTTGCGCTAAACTGTAAAATCTCAGAGAGAATGATATTTTTCCGAAAAAACTACTATTACCCCGATTTGCCTAAGAACTTTCAGATAACTCAATATGATAGGGCTGGCGGGGTTCCATTGGCAGTTAATGGCTACTTATATATTGAGGATTACTACGGGGGAGAAAAGAAAATAAATATAAGCAGGGTTCACCTCGAAGAGGATCCGGGACGCCTAGTACATATTGGACCAATCGATCAATCGCCCTACGCTCTTGTTGATTATAATCGCTCTGGTATAGCTCTCCTTGAAATAGTAACTGAACCAGACATGAGGTCGCCTAGAGAATCTAGATTATTTCTCCAGAAGCTCAGGAATATTCTTGAACATTTAGGGATATTCAATGGAAGTCTTGAAGGCTCTATGCGCTGCGACGCGAATATTTCATTAGCTGGTGGAACCAGAGTTGAAATTAAAAATATAACATCGTTTAAGGAGGTTGAGAGAGCACTTAATTTCGAGATTGTTAGACAGAAGAGTTTGATTGAGAAGGGCATCATGATTAAGCGTGAAACTAGACATTGGGATGAAGTTCGTAGAATAACAGTTTCATTGAGAACTAAAGAGGAGGAGCAGGATTACCGCTATTTTCCAGAACCGGACTTAGTGCCTGTTGTCATAGATAAGGATCTTATTGAGAAGATTAGGGCTGAGATGCCTGAGCTCCCCGATGAACGAGCTAAACGCTTCATGATAATGTATGGGCTACCGAAACATGATGCTAAGGTGCTAGTTAGCTCGAAACATATAGCTGACTTCTTTGAGGAGTGCGTCAAATTATATAATAAGCCTAAAGAGATCAGTAATTGGATAATGAGCGATATGCTAAGATATTTATACGAAAATAATCTTGAGCTCTATGAGTCTAAGATAACACCCCATATGCTTGTTGAGATGATACGTCTGATATATGAAGGCGTTATAAGTGGGAAGATAGCTAAGAGAATTCTTCCAATAATGATAGTTTCTGGAAAAGATCCGCGCAGAATAATTGAAGAGGAGGAACTAACGAAAATATCTGATAGAAATATTTTGGATAAGATTGCTGAGAGAGTTTTTGAGGAGAACCCGAAAGCTGTTCAGGATGCACTTATAGATGAGAAAGCCGTACACTATCTTATAGGTCAATTAATGAAATTAACTAGAGGTAAAGCTGATCCAATACTTGCAAATAAAATAATTAGGGAAAAATTAGAGAAGATTAGGTTAATAGGCGGATGA
- a CDS encoding PAC2 family protein, whose protein sequence is MDKPYIKMLFKPELKNPIVIAGFPGAGNVGVISTKLLVESLDAKLFAELYSPALPDYTTVDPDGICNLLKYSFFVSKVGVDFVLLKGDAQPLVDDIPAYYEVCGDVLDFIDEMGCELIIVIDGFPATLPQRTIYIAGTSKNIVSEYASFGAKIYAGGRIIGMSGLLLGLAKIRGIKGICLLTPVSDIVADQEAAFNICRFLRRMLRLGIEKTI, encoded by the coding sequence TTGGATAAACCGTACATAAAAATGCTTTTCAAGCCAGAACTCAAAAACCCAATTGTAATAGCTGGTTTCCCGGGTGCAGGGAACGTCGGTGTAATATCCACTAAACTTTTAGTAGAATCTTTAGATGCCAAGTTATTCGCAGAACTCTATTCACCAGCTCTTCCAGATTATACAACTGTTGATCCAGATGGAATATGCAACCTATTAAAATACAGTTTCTTTGTATCAAAAGTGGGAGTTGACTTTGTGTTACTCAAAGGTGATGCTCAACCATTAGTAGATGATATTCCAGCATACTATGAGGTCTGCGGCGACGTACTGGATTTCATAGATGAAATGGGTTGCGAGCTTATCATTGTTATCGATGGTTTTCCAGCAACACTCCCCCAAAGAACGATATATATAGCTGGAACCTCAAAAAATATTGTCTCAGAATACGCTTCATTTGGTGCAAAAATTTATGCTGGCGGAAGAATTATTGGTATGTCAGGGCTACTTTTAGGGCTTGCAAAGATCCGTGGAATTAAGGGAATATGCCTTTTAACCCCGGTTTCAGATATAGTTGCTGATCAGGAAGCTGCTTTTAACATATGTAGATTTTTGAGGAGAATGCTCAGATTAGGAATCGAAAAAACAATTTGA
- a CDS encoding galactokinase family protein, translating to MEAQFIVSSPGRADFLNTHQDYKGLPVVPAAINLRLYISANLSSGKSFNIKSLDLEMYNESSTDSFNVGINEMHKEKFFGNYLRGVVNVLVKRGFADKLRGMDVTIKSNIPIGSGLASSAALEVAFTELLNHAFNLGLSRRDVAEISFAAENIEVGIPCGRLDQYGVAFGGIIKLECRPPFNVEMLPFKNLIFAIIDSGIRHSTGDIHPKRQMEINSGLETLMRSEIVPKELKVKLGYRFDQPIWENISEEEIEDYLSILSITSRKRILFTLRMHRLTMMALKVLNFEEVNAEEYISLLGEDSWKKIQEGPKSELSYRIIGEIMNAQHALLRDFYDVSLPKIERICEAALDSGAYGAKISGAGMGGSIIALVKDEEVGRRVIEACLSAGARSGWVSSIGEGVRVEKTTKI from the coding sequence ATGGAAGCGCAATTTATAGTTTCATCTCCAGGAAGGGCGGACTTTTTAAATACGCACCAAGATTATAAAGGGCTTCCAGTTGTTCCAGCCGCCATAAACTTGAGACTCTATATATCGGCAAATCTCTCTAGCGGAAAGTCTTTTAATATTAAATCATTAGACCTTGAAATGTATAATGAATCATCCACGGACTCATTTAATGTAGGAATCAATGAGATGCATAAAGAGAAATTTTTTGGCAATTACCTTCGTGGAGTCGTAAATGTCCTCGTTAAGAGGGGATTTGCAGATAAACTTCGGGGCATGGATGTAACAATTAAAAGCAACATACCGATAGGTTCAGGATTAGCCAGCAGCGCAGCGCTTGAGGTCGCCTTCACTGAGCTCTTAAACCATGCCTTTAATCTCGGGCTGAGTAGGAGGGATGTGGCTGAAATATCTTTTGCGGCTGAGAATATAGAGGTTGGTATACCATGTGGTAGACTAGATCAATATGGCGTAGCATTCGGCGGCATAATAAAACTTGAGTGTAGGCCGCCGTTTAATGTTGAAATGCTTCCATTTAAAAATTTAATATTTGCAATCATAGACTCTGGAATCAGACATTCGACGGGTGACATCCATCCAAAAAGGCAGATGGAAATAAATTCTGGTCTAGAAACTTTAATGCGGAGTGAAATTGTTCCTAAAGAATTAAAGGTTAAACTCGGCTATAGATTTGATCAGCCGATATGGGAGAATATAAGCGAGGAGGAGATCGAAGATTATCTCTCAATTTTAAGCATTACTTCGAGAAAAAGAATTTTATTCACCCTTAGAATGCATAGATTAACGATGATGGCACTTAAGGTGCTCAATTTTGAAGAGGTTAATGCGGAAGAGTATATATCACTTTTAGGTGAAGATTCATGGAAAAAGATTCAAGAGGGCCCGAAAAGTGAATTAAGCTATAGGATAATAGGTGAAATAATGAATGCGCAGCATGCTTTATTAAGGGATTTTTATGATGTAAGTTTACCCAAAATTGAGCGCATATGTGAGGCTGCTTTAGACTCTGGTGCCTATGGCGCTAAAATATCTGGTGCTGGGATGGGGGGAAGTATAATAGCATTAGTTAAAGATGAAGAGGTTGGGAGAAGGGTTATTGAGGCATGCCTATCAGCTGGTGCTAGAAGCGGCTGGGTTTCCAGTATTGGTGAAGGTGTAAGAGTAGAGAAGACAACAAAAATATAA
- a CDS encoding GTPase encodes MVTNLPAEAKAKWAEVVACRSIPEKIRLMREFLSLVPKHKGTSKLIANVKHRMAELERELKRSKTHRKASGIGFAIPKEGAGQIVILGPPNVGKSSLLASVTNAKPEISPLPFTTRRPIPGMLQYEDIQFQLIEAPAMVEGAAEGRMGGTQILSLARNADGLILMVDLSNDPVKQITMLFSELESAGILVEKPEGEVEIIRRGHGAGIQIVGGGILVDCTLERVKALLNSYRITSALIKITGRVSLDDIENSLFSNNVYKPTLIIANKSDSQNAKANLMLLKNELAGRKIPIIVSSCVNNEGLKDIGEAIFKMLKVVRVYTKEPSSKEPSKKPLVVKEGTSVIEVAKKLHSEMYKNFKYARIWGPSAKYPGEKVGSNHILMDGDIVEIHY; translated from the coding sequence ATGGTTACAAATCTTCCAGCCGAGGCTAAAGCTAAGTGGGCTGAGGTTGTGGCCTGCCGCTCCATACCCGAAAAAATAAGACTTATGCGTGAATTTCTCTCATTAGTCCCAAAGCATAAAGGAACGAGCAAACTTATTGCAAATGTTAAGCATAGAATGGCTGAACTTGAGCGTGAACTTAAAAGATCCAAGACGCATAGAAAAGCTAGCGGTATTGGTTTTGCCATCCCCAAAGAAGGAGCTGGACAAATAGTCATTTTAGGTCCACCTAACGTTGGTAAAAGTAGCCTACTAGCTTCGGTAACCAATGCTAAACCTGAGATAAGCCCACTTCCATTCACAACCCGTAGGCCTATTCCAGGTATGCTTCAATATGAAGATATACAGTTTCAACTTATTGAAGCGCCAGCAATGGTTGAGGGTGCAGCTGAGGGGAGAATGGGTGGTACACAAATTTTAAGTTTGGCGCGTAATGCTGATGGTTTAATCCTAATGGTTGATTTATCAAATGACCCAGTGAAGCAGATTACCATGTTATTCTCGGAACTTGAGAGTGCTGGAATATTGGTTGAGAAACCCGAGGGGGAAGTTGAGATTATTAGGAGGGGTCATGGTGCTGGCATCCAAATTGTAGGTGGTGGTATATTGGTCGACTGTACTCTTGAGAGGGTTAAAGCTTTACTGAATAGTTATCGAATTACGTCAGCTTTAATTAAAATAACTGGTAGAGTGAGTTTAGATGATATCGAGAACTCATTATTCTCAAATAACGTCTATAAGCCAACATTAATTATCGCCAATAAATCTGATTCGCAAAATGCTAAGGCAAACCTTATGTTGCTAAAAAATGAGTTAGCGGGGCGTAAAATACCCATTATAGTGTCCTCGTGTGTAAATAATGAGGGGCTGAAGGATATTGGAGAAGCAATATTCAAGATGTTAAAGGTTGTGAGGGTTTATACAAAGGAGCCGTCATCTAAAGAGCCATCCAAAAAACCACTTGTAGTTAAAGAGGGAACAAGCGTAATCGAAGTCGCTAAAAAATTGCATAGCGAAATGTACAAAAACTTTAAATATGCCCGCATTTGGGGGCCAAGTGCGAAGTATCCGGGTGAAAAGGTTGGATCAAATCACATATTAATGGATGGCGATATTGTAGAGATTCACTATTAG
- a CDS encoding glycoside hydrolase family 2 TIM barrel-domain containing protein yields the protein MVFEGLPDWENPRVTGINKEPAHATLMPYPDEKVALECVRENSPWFMTLNGEWKFKLYNNPKLAPENFFDLKYDDSNWDNIPVPSNWQMLGYDKPIYVNVRYPFPADPPRVPHDWNPTGLYRRRFTVPEDWLNKQIFLVFEGVDSAFYVWVNGQFVGYSQDSRLPAEFSITRYIKLGENLLAVMVLRWCDGSYLEDQDMWRMSGIFRDVYIYCAPNLHIRDFFVRTFFDEKYENAILKVRVNIRNYSDIKSKPHIIEIKLFDDKGLPVFDKPVTKYIEWVNPRSEVVVEIEKEVIKPRKWSAEDPYLYTMLLTLRNELAEVVEVESCRVGFRQIEVKNGRILINGVSVYFKGVNRHEHDDVRGHAITVELMEKDIILMKRFNFNAVRTSHYPNHPAWYDLCDKYGIYVIDEANIECHGLLGFSRAVWQIEKELGKSWNEIVMDLKEKRKDKPWNGVIRELLDRFPKYVEPAHDPEWLHAFMERFVRMVERDKNHPCVIIWSLGNESGYGPNHDALAGWVHGYDPTRPVHYEGTIHTRGKISCSVDVISIMYPSLERLRELAEDPEEDRPIIMCEYTHSMGNSTGNLKEYWDMIYKYRRLCGGFIWDWVDQGIKRVTEDGREWWAYGGDFGDEPNDGNFCINGLVWPDRKPHPALWECKKIQQPVEAEAIDLSKGIIRILNRYDFTDLGILDIFWELTEDGEVIQRGILPKIYTPPHESEVVTVPFNIPEKLKPGAEYYLIIRYKLSENTLWAERGYEVGWSQFKMPFEVLEGPEIKISDMPVLNVEEELDKIIVSGKEFGLTFDKNSGCISSLIYKGFNLVENGPLLNVWRAPTDNDVPRLAPLWRSAGLDQLKSVVRNIKAKKLAEQLIQIIVESSLCAPENLERFSCTYTYKIYGSSDIIVEADIRPKEGLPPHLPRIGLQLIIPEGFENFIWFGRGPHENYCDRKEGALIGLYKSTVDEQYVPYIKPQENGNKTDVRWAALTNNLGFGLLAIGMPLMEVSVHHYTAKDFENVKHTHELVRRKNIFLNLDYMQSGLGGGSCGPDTLPKYLVKPEPICFRVRLRPISPEDSPMELSKQRIEEIKYLKY from the coding sequence ATGGTTTTTGAGGGGCTTCCAGACTGGGAGAATCCCAGAGTTACTGGGATAAATAAGGAGCCTGCGCATGCAACTCTTATGCCGTATCCTGATGAGAAAGTGGCGCTTGAATGTGTGAGAGAGAATTCTCCATGGTTTATGACGCTTAATGGTGAGTGGAAATTTAAGTTGTATAATAATCCCAAGTTGGCTCCAGAGAACTTTTTTGACCTGAAATATGATGATAGTAATTGGGATAACATACCAGTTCCAAGCAACTGGCAAATGCTTGGTTATGATAAGCCAATTTACGTAAACGTGAGATACCCTTTCCCCGCTGATCCGCCACGTGTTCCACATGATTGGAATCCAACTGGGTTATATCGCAGGAGATTTACCGTCCCAGAAGACTGGCTTAATAAACAAATATTCTTAGTTTTTGAAGGTGTAGACTCAGCCTTTTACGTTTGGGTTAATGGACAGTTTGTCGGATATAGCCAAGACAGTCGCTTGCCAGCTGAATTCAGTATAACACGTTATATTAAACTAGGAGAGAACTTATTGGCTGTCATGGTTTTACGCTGGTGTGATGGTAGCTATCTTGAAGATCAAGATATGTGGCGTATGAGCGGAATATTTCGTGATGTCTACATTTATTGTGCACCAAACCTACACATAAGAGACTTTTTTGTTAGAACCTTCTTTGATGAAAAATATGAAAATGCCATATTAAAAGTTAGGGTGAACATAAGAAATTACTCAGACATCAAGTCTAAGCCGCACATTATTGAGATAAAACTTTTTGATGATAAGGGGCTACCAGTATTTGATAAGCCAGTAACCAAGTATATTGAGTGGGTAAATCCTAGAAGCGAAGTTGTTGTTGAAATTGAGAAGGAGGTTATTAAACCGAGAAAATGGTCGGCTGAGGACCCATACCTCTACACAATGTTGCTCACACTAAGAAATGAGCTTGCAGAGGTGGTTGAGGTTGAAAGTTGCCGTGTTGGTTTTCGGCAGATTGAGGTTAAAAATGGACGTATACTTATAAATGGGGTTTCAGTTTACTTTAAGGGTGTTAATAGGCATGAACATGATGATGTTAGGGGGCATGCCATAACAGTTGAATTGATGGAGAAGGACATAATTCTCATGAAACGCTTCAATTTTAATGCTGTAAGGACATCACATTATCCAAATCATCCAGCATGGTACGACTTATGTGATAAATACGGCATATACGTAATAGATGAAGCCAATATTGAATGCCATGGTCTACTCGGTTTCTCAAGAGCAGTTTGGCAGATTGAGAAAGAACTTGGTAAATCGTGGAATGAGATAGTGATGGATCTAAAAGAGAAAAGAAAGGATAAGCCTTGGAACGGGGTTATAAGAGAGTTGTTAGATAGATTTCCAAAATATGTGGAGCCTGCACATGATCCAGAATGGCTACATGCCTTTATGGAACGCTTTGTCAGAATGGTTGAGAGAGATAAAAACCATCCATGTGTTATAATATGGTCGCTTGGAAACGAATCTGGTTACGGTCCGAATCATGATGCATTAGCCGGATGGGTTCATGGATATGATCCAACAAGACCAGTTCACTATGAGGGAACTATACATACCCGCGGGAAAATTTCTTGCAGTGTTGACGTAATAAGCATCATGTATCCATCCCTAGAAAGGCTGAGGGAACTGGCTGAGGACCCTGAAGAAGATAGACCGATAATAATGTGTGAATATACACATTCTATGGGAAACAGTACAGGTAACTTAAAGGAATACTGGGATATGATCTACAAATACAGGCGCTTATGCGGAGGCTTCATATGGGATTGGGTTGATCAAGGTATTAAACGTGTAACCGAGGATGGACGTGAGTGGTGGGCTTATGGTGGAGACTTTGGCGACGAGCCTAATGATGGAAATTTCTGTATAAACGGTTTAGTGTGGCCTGATAGAAAACCTCACCCTGCCTTATGGGAGTGTAAGAAAATACAGCAACCAGTTGAAGCTGAAGCCATAGACTTGTCTAAAGGTATTATTCGGATTTTAAATAGGTATGATTTCACGGACTTGGGCATACTTGACATATTCTGGGAGCTTACTGAGGATGGGGAAGTAATTCAAAGGGGAATACTGCCAAAAATTTACACACCGCCTCATGAGAGCGAAGTAGTAACTGTACCTTTCAATATTCCGGAGAAGCTTAAGCCTGGAGCAGAATACTACTTAATTATACGCTATAAATTGTCAGAGAATACTCTTTGGGCTGAAAGGGGTTATGAGGTGGGCTGGAGCCAATTTAAAATGCCCTTTGAGGTTCTAGAAGGCCCGGAAATTAAAATTAGTGATATGCCAGTCTTGAATGTTGAGGAGGAGCTGGACAAAATAATCGTCTCTGGAAAGGAATTTGGCTTAACTTTTGATAAAAATTCCGGGTGCATATCTTCACTCATTTACAAAGGCTTTAATCTAGTAGAGAATGGTCCACTCTTAAATGTTTGGCGTGCCCCCACCGATAACGATGTTCCGCGACTGGCACCACTTTGGCGGAGCGCCGGACTTGATCAATTAAAAAGCGTTGTTCGGAATATTAAAGCTAAAAAATTGGCGGAGCAGCTGATCCAAATTATAGTGGAATCATCGCTATGCGCTCCGGAGAATCTTGAGAGGTTTAGTTGCACTTACACATACAAGATTTATGGTAGCAGCGATATTATCGTTGAAGCCGATATTAGACCGAAAGAGGGGCTTCCACCACATTTACCGCGCATAGGATTACAACTGATAATTCCAGAGGGATTTGAGAACTTTATATGGTTTGGACGTGGTCCTCATGAAAACTATTGTGATCGAAAGGAGGGGGCGCTCATAGGACTCTATAAGAGCACGGTTGACGAACAATATGTGCCCTATATTAAACCACAGGAAAATGGGAATAAAACCGATGTCCGTTGGGCTGCGCTTACGAACAATCTTGGGTTTGGTCTTCTTGCTATTGGTATGCCGCTAATGGAAGTCAGCGTACACCATTATACGGCTAAAGATTTTGAGAATGTAAAGCATACACATGAACTTGTGAGGAGGAAAAATATATTCTTAAACTTAGATTACATGCAGTCTGGACTTGGGGGTGGAAGCTGCGGACCTGATACATTACCCAAATATCTTGTTAAGCCAGAGCCAATTTGCTTTAGGGTTAGATTGAGACCAATATCACCTGAGGATTCACCTATGGAATTGAGTAAACAGAGGATTGAGGAGATAAAGTATCTTAAATACTAA
- a CDS encoding 2-phosphosulfolactate phosphatase, whose product MMINVNIEFLAKDAIRAVKRGDLIIVVDVLRCSSTIVTAIANGAKAIIPVKTLDEARKIRAKNPDYLLAGERGGLKPNGFDLGNSPPEYVREKIFGKTIVLTTTSGTKALVNSRSAKWVIVGSFLNSRAVANKAINVAYAENMGISIVQSGTNGKFSLEDFICAGAIVSRLPKELIKISDSAQAALLTFEYIKNNLYANLAKSEHSRKLIDLGFNEDIKFSSQIDVYDVVPLYRDGVIVKWD is encoded by the coding sequence ATGATGATCAATGTGAACATTGAATTTTTAGCTAAAGACGCTATTAGAGCCGTTAAAAGAGGCGATTTAATAATTGTTGTGGATGTCTTAAGATGTTCCTCAACAATTGTGACGGCTATAGCGAATGGTGCTAAAGCAATAATACCTGTGAAAACCTTGGATGAAGCTAGAAAAATACGTGCTAAAAACCCAGATTATCTTTTGGCTGGTGAAAGGGGTGGTTTAAAGCCTAATGGTTTTGACTTAGGAAATTCCCCCCCAGAATATGTCCGCGAAAAGATTTTTGGTAAGACAATAGTGCTTACGACTACGAGTGGAACTAAAGCTCTAGTGAATTCGAGAAGCGCCAAATGGGTTATTGTGGGTTCCTTTTTAAACTCAAGAGCTGTCGCCAATAAAGCTATAAATGTAGCTTACGCTGAAAACATGGGAATATCTATTGTTCAGTCAGGCACTAATGGGAAATTCTCCCTAGAAGACTTTATATGTGCTGGCGCAATAGTCAGCAGACTGCCGAAGGAATTAATCAAAATCTCTGATTCAGCCCAAGCAGCACTTTTAACATTTGAATATATTAAGAACAATCTATATGCTAATTTAGCGAAGAGTGAACATTCAAGAAAATTGATAGATCTAGGTTTTAATGAGGACATAAAATTCTCTTCTCAAATAGATGTATATGATGTAGTGCCATTGTATAGGGATGGCGTTATAGTAAAATGGGATTGA
- the galT gene encoding galactose-1-phosphate uridylyltransferase, with product MELRWDPLLREWIIVSGERGKRPLLPEGFCPFCPGSEEVPKSGWVVLSIPNKFPSIRPDPPLPAVKSNKLYRTRPSRGVCEVIIYTPEHNATLADLSVENIRAVIDLWAERFEDLSKRDYVKYVFIFENKGRIIGVTLDHPHGQIYAFPFIPPLIKREIESSKRYWKRSGKCLFCTIIEKEKNDAVRIVCENEDFICFLPFFARWPYGVHIYPRRHVGAITDFTNKEKDSLASILKRILRKFDNLFNIKFPYMMVLHQRPTDNKMYPYYHFHIEFYPPYREKDKIKYFASVETGAGTVTFDYTPEAKAKELRESPEI from the coding sequence ATGGAGCTGAGATGGGATCCACTATTGCGTGAGTGGATTATAGTCTCCGGTGAGAGGGGTAAGCGACCATTATTACCAGAGGGCTTCTGCCCTTTCTGTCCTGGTTCAGAAGAGGTCCCAAAATCAGGGTGGGTTGTTCTTAGTATACCGAATAAGTTTCCATCTATACGCCCTGATCCACCGCTGCCAGCCGTTAAGTCTAATAAGCTTTATCGCACTAGACCCTCTAGGGGAGTCTGTGAAGTTATAATTTACACGCCAGAGCATAATGCAACTTTAGCTGACTTAAGCGTTGAAAACATTAGAGCAGTCATAGATTTATGGGCTGAGAGATTTGAAGATTTAAGTAAAAGGGATTATGTGAAGTATGTTTTTATATTTGAGAATAAGGGTCGAATTATAGGTGTAACCTTAGATCATCCACATGGACAAATATATGCATTTCCATTCATACCGCCGCTCATTAAGCGTGAGATAGAATCAAGTAAGCGCTATTGGAAGAGAAGCGGAAAATGCCTCTTCTGCACAATAATAGAAAAAGAGAAGAATGATGCTGTACGTATCGTGTGTGAAAACGAAGATTTTATCTGCTTCCTGCCATTTTTCGCACGTTGGCCCTATGGAGTCCATATATACCCAAGGAGACATGTAGGTGCAATAACGGATTTTACTAATAAGGAAAAGGATTCTCTGGCATCAATCCTGAAACGTATTCTAAGAAAATTTGATAATTTATTTAACATTAAATTTCCATACATGATGGTTTTACATCAAAGGCCTACGGATAATAAGATGTATCCCTACTATCACTTTCATATAGAATTTTATCCACCATATAGAGAAAAGGACAAAATAAAGTATTTTGCAAGTGTCGAAACGGGAGCTGGAACAGTAACGTTCGATTATACCCCGGAAGCAAAAGCTAAAGAATTAAGAGAGAGCCCAGAAATATAA